The sequence below is a genomic window from Labilibaculum sp. DW002.
AATTTGGGTATTGTGATCATTCGTTTTACTAATGAGGAAATAGATAATGATATTAATAAAGTATTAAATAAGATAAGTCTAATAAGTAGTAAAATTCAGCAGATACCAAGAAGTCCCCTTTAGGGGATTTAGGAGTGCTTGTGTGATGTAAATAGTTTAATATTGTATCGTAAATCAATACGGTAAATTGCAACCAATGAACCTACCAAAAATAAAATATTGCCAAAGTAAAAAATGCCGCATTTTCATGTTGGCATTTTTGCTGTTGGGAGTTGGTTTTTGGTTTTCAATACCAGATAAACTGTTTAATGATCCTACTTCTACGATTCTATTTAGTCGGGAAGGTAATTTGTTAGGAGCAAGAATTGCTACAGATGGGCAATGGCGTTTTCCAGAATCGAAGGAAGTGCCAGAAAAATTTGAAAAAGCCTTATTGACATTTGAGGATAACTATTTCTATTCCCATTTTGGTGTAAATCCCGTTTCAATGGGAAGAGCATTCATTCAAAATGTTAAAGCTGGTCGTGTGGTGAGTGGTGGAAGTACGCTTAGCATGCAATTAATAAGAATCTCGCGTAAAGGTAAAGGTCGAACGGTTTACCAAAAGATCGTAGAGATAATTAAATCTTTTCGATTAGAACTTGGCTATTCGAAGAAAGAAATTCTTGCTTTGTATGCCTCTCATGCTCCTTTTGGTGGAAATGTTGTTGGCTTGGAAGCTGCTTCGTGGCGATTTTTTGGGCGTAGTGCAAGTGAATTGTCTTGGGCAGAAGCATCTACTCTTGCTGTTTTGCCAAATGCACCATCTTTAATCTATCCGGGGAAAAATGGGGAAAAGCTTCGAAAGAAAAGAAACCGATTATTGAATCGCTTACGAGATAAAGAAATTATAGATTCGACCACTTGTGAGTTGGCAAAATTAGAAGATATTCCAAGACAAGTTCATGCTTTGCCGATGATCGCACCACATCTTCTCGATCAGGCGAACAAAGAGTACACTGGAGAACGAATTAAGAGTTCAATTCAGTACCGTTTGCAGCTTCAGGTAAATGAGATTGTGAAGAAGCATCAGCGAAATTTAGAGGCGAATCAAATTTACAATATGGCAGTTTTGGTATTGGACGTAAAATCTGGCCAGAGTATTGCATATGTTGGTAATACAAATAAGCAAGGAAAGGAAAATCATGCCAATCAGGTTGATGTGATTAGAGCGCCTCGAAGTACAGGAAGTATTCTAAAACCATTTCTGTTTGCAAGTATGTTGAATAGCGGTGAGATTTTACCACGGACATTAGTTCCTGATATTCCCACTCAAATTGCTGGCTATTCACCTAAGAATTTTAATTTGCGCTACGATGGAGCGGTTCCTGCTCGCAAGGCTTTATCCAGGTCTTTAAATGTTCCTTCAGTACGAATGCTTCGTAGTTTTGGCGTAGAACGCTTTCATTACACAATGAAAAAATTGGGAATGCTACGTTTGAATCGGCCTTCAGGTCATTATGGTTTGTCATTGATTTTAGGTGGTGCAGAAGGTGAATTGTGGAATTTGTGCGGAATTTACTCTGGACTAGCAAGAGGTTTAAAGCATTATAATTCAGATAAATGTTATTACTCAAATGACATTCGAAAGCCATCTTATCGGTTACAGGATACAGTTTTACATGGCAAAAAAGAAGCACATGCTTTATTAAGTGCAGCTTCTATTTACCAAACTTTTGATGCTTTATTGGAAGTAAATCGGCCAGATGGGGAAAATGGATGGAAATCGTTTTCTTCATCACGTAAAGTGGCGTGGAAAACTGGCACTAGTTTCGGATTTAGAGATGCGTGGGCAATAGGAACCACTCCCGATTATGTAGTTGGTGTGTGGGTAGGAAATGCCGATGGAGAAGGACGTCCAGGCTTAACAGGAGTTGGGGCAGCAGCACCAGTAATGTTCGATGTGTTTAATATACTGCCTACAGGATCTTGGTTCGATATTCCTTTTGAAGAAATGGAGGAAATTCAGGTTTGTCGTGAAAGTGGTAACAGGGCGAGTAGATGGTGCGAGACAGTAGATACGATGCTCGTTTGTAATGCTGGTTTGGAGACACTTTCTTGTCCCTTTCATAAAAGAATCCATTTGGATAAAACAAAGCGATATCAGGTGAATTCGAGTTGTGAGGAACCAAAAAATATGCACCATGTGAATTGGTTCGTTTTACCACCTGCGATGGAATGGTATTATAAAAAACGGAATGCTTTGTATCGTTCTTTGCCACCTTTTCGTGAGGATTGTTCAGGACATAACCAGATCGCAATGGAAATTATTTATCCGAAAGGGAATGATCAAATTTTTGTTCCAGTAGATTTGGATGGTATGTTGGGTAAGGTTGTTTTTGAAATTGCTCATCACGATCCTGAAGCAGAAGTTTTTTGGCATGTAGATGGCGATTTTATTGGAACTACAACGCAATTTCATCAGATAGAATTAAGTCCAGATCAAGGAGAGCATTTACTTACTTTAGTCGATAATCTGGGAAATACATTGAATAAGAAATTTACCATCGTAGGAAAAGAGGAGAATGAAATTAATTGAATATACAAGGAAAAAGACAGTCCTAAATCGAGCTGTTGAATTGTAAATCATTATTTTTTAAGTAAATTACAAAGAGAGATTTACTTAAAACAAATACTTAATGCTTCTTCTGATATTTTACTTATTTCTTGCGCTTGTTGTTTCCTTTCTGTGTTCGGTTATGGAATCTGTTTTGTTATCAACACCTCTTTCATTTTTAAATGTTCGAAAAAAAAATGGAGATAAAAGGGCAATTAAATTTTTAAAACTTAAAAACAATATTGATCGGCCTTTATCTGCAATTTTATCATTGAATACAGTTGCTCATACAATTGGAGCTGCTGGTGTAGGAGCACAGGCTACAAAATTGTTCGGAGAAGTTTATTTTGGATTGGTGTCGGCAGTTTTAACATTGTTAATCCTCATTTTTTCAGAAATAATTCCGAAAACCATAGGTGCTAGATATTGGCGAAGTATTGCCATGACTTCAGGCCTAATAATGAATGTAATGGTTTTTGTTACTTACCCCTTGGTAATTTTAACTGGCTACATCACGAAATTATTTTCACCAAAAGACAAAACAGTGTCGGTTAGTCGAGAAGAATTATCGGCTATGGCACATATTGGGACAAAGGAAGGTGCTTTGGAAGAAAATGAGAACAAAATAATTCAGAATTTAATTCGTCTTAAAACAGTTAGTGTTAATGAAATTATGACTCCACGAGTTGTGGTTTGTATCGCCAACGAAGAAATGAATCTTCAAGAGTTTCTGCATCAAAAAGAGTTTCTATATTATTCCAGAATTCCAGTTTTTTCTCAAAGGAATGATAACATTACTGGATATGTGTTCAGGCAATCCGTTTTTGAATATCTAGCCGAAGGCAAAAGGGATATTAAATTGAAGGAAATTAAAAGGCCTATTGTTATAGTTCCAAAGTTTCAAACTTTGCTTAAGGCATGGGAAAATTTGCTAGAGGAAAAGGAACAAATTGCACTCGTTGTAGATGAATATGGTGGAATGGATGGAATTGTGAGTATGGAAGATATAATAGAAACGCTTTTAGGTTTCGAAATTGTTGATGAAAGAGATAAGATAGTTGATATGCAGCAATATGCTCGAGAAAGATGGCAAGAACGAAAAGCCAAGTATGATATTTTCGAGGAGTTTGAAGATTCTTAAAATCGTTTCAGATAAGATAATGGATAAAAAATGTTGAGTTTTTAGCTTGTCCAGTGTATTTAAAGATCTAATTGAATTCCAACCATAAAACGAGGCATAAATTGAGGTTGATCAATTGCTTTGTCTGCATCTTTATATTTAAAATTCGTATCGTTTTCATTATTTGTTCTTGCGTTTACATTATCGTTATCCGGATAATAAGAAGTATCATGACCTTGCAGTTTTGCAGCAAAGAAATAATCCAATCCACCAGTTAAAATCAACTGTAAACCTTCGGAAATTTTGTAATGGCTCTCGAAACCACCACCTAAACCATATTGCGATGATGTAATGTCAAAATCTTCATTACCACCTACATATTTAAAATTACCTTTAAATTTAGAGTAACGAGGACCAATAAACCAATAGGAATTAGAATTTCCAAGAAGTGTCATTGGTTTCATAAAATCAAGCCTTACATCCATACTGTGTCCTTTATCCTCAGGCACACCATTGGTTGCATTATTGATAAAGATTTTTCTAGCTTTTGTTGAGCTGCCCGGTTGTAACCAGGTGTATCCTACTCCAACACGAATATCAAAAGGAAATTCTTGTGATAGATCGTGAAGAATAAGGTTTGCACCTAATCCAAATCCTCTATTGATTCCTGCTGTAAATTGGAAATCTGTTTTTTGTTTAAATTTATTCTGCTCTTGCGCATTCGATACTTGAGACCATGTAAGAAGGAGTAAAAGTATCCAATAGGATTTTTTAATTTTTTGCATAATTTATTTTTCGTGTATTGGTTAATTTTTCAATATAACGATCTGATTATTCTATTATTGTATGAGAAATATGGTCTCGTAATGATATGATCTTAGAGTTATTGATTTTATTGGAAAAAGAGATCGTATTTTCTTTTAATCGTTTTTTATCTCAAAGAAGAACCGTTACATTTTCTTCAACAAAGTATTTGTTATATTTTCGATTATTTAAGCTGGCAAGATTTATCTTTGAAGCAAATAAATTTATATCGATGAATTATCAGGATGTTTTTGTACAGGTAATTGAGAAATTAGATGGGTTTAAAGATCTAGGGAAACCGGCATCTTATATCCCAGAACTTCAAAATGTAAATTCGAATAATTTTGGAGTGCATTTGACAACAATTGAAGATCAAAATTTTTGTTTTGGGAATTCTGATGATAAATTTTCAATACAAAGTATATCTAAAGTATTGTCATTGGTTATGGCTTACAAAATAGAGAATGAAGATTTATGGAAACGTGTTGGTGTGGAACCATCTGGTACACCTTTTAATTCTTTGGTGCAATTGGAACACGATAAAGGAATTCCTCGAAATCCATTTATAAATGCAGGAGCTTTAGTGATTTCGGATATTCTTGTGGGGCATTTAAAAGATCCTAAACAAGAATTGCTTCAATTCGTAAGAAGGCTATCTGGAAATCCTAAGTTAGAGTTTTGTTCACGTATAGCTGAGTCTGAAAAATCAATGGGCTATCGAAATGCTGCACTTATTAATTTAATGAAGGATTTTGGGAATATCCACAATGATATTGATGAGGTTTTAGATTTCTATTTTAACCTTTGCTCCATAGAAATGACATGTAAAGAACTTTCTAAAACTTTTCTTTTTCTTGCTTCTAATGGTAAAGATCCAATTACTAAAGAAAAATATTTGAGCACAAGTAAGTCAAAAAGAATTAATGCGGTGATGCAATTGTGTGGATTTTACGATGAAGCAGGAGAGTTTTCTTTTAAAGTTGGCTTGCCTGGTAAGAGTGGAGTTGGAGGCGGTATTGTGGCAATTCATCCGAATAAATACAGTATTGCAGTTTGGAGTCCAAAGCTAAATGCAAAAGGAAATTCAAGCAAAGGAATGAAGTTTTTAGAGTTGTTTACCAGTGAAACAGAATCTTCTATTTTTTAATGAGATTATTGGCATAATTGATGAAATACAGTCAATGATTAAATAGAATTCTTAATACCAATCTAATTTTAAAAAAAATAATATGTTGCTGAATGCCTACAAATAGGACCTCTTGGTCTTTTATTTTAAGGGTATATATAAAATAAGAACAGACAGGTTTGTCTGTTTCGATATTTTGCCATATATTTGAATTAGAAATAATAAATAACAGGCCTAATTAAGAATTGAATTGGATCGGTAAAAACAAGCTAAGAAATAAGAATAATGAATTTAAGTGTAAACGAAAGAATTATTGAAACTGCTTCTCGCTTATTTTATTTTGAAGGTTATAATCAAACGGGAATTAATCAAATAATACGAGAAGCAAGTGTAGCGAAGGCAAGTCTGTATCAACATTTCAGATCGAAAGAAGAAATAGCGGTAGCCTATCTTCAAAGAAGACATATTATGTGGATGGGGAAACTTTCAGAGTTTGTTGTTGCTGAAGAAAGTGGTAAGCAGAAAGTGATTGGATGTTTTAATTATTTAGCTGATTGGCTTACCGAGGTTGGTTTTAGAGGCTGTGGCTTTCAAAATATTATTACCGATTTGCCAAAAGATCATCAGAGCATTAAGGATGAGGTTTTATCGCATAAAAATGAGTTAAGAGAATGGATACACAATCATCTTAAGGAGGATGAGAAGCTCACAAAGAAAGAAGTTGAAAAATTAGGTGATGAAGTTTTGGTGCTAATTGAAGGTGCCATTATGCTATCTCAAATTCAACAAAGTGTGGCTCCAATTGAAGTAGCTAGGGGAGCTTGTACAAGATTGCTGTCATAACAGCATCTTTTTTACAAACAAAACAGACAGACCTGTCTGTATGAAAATAAATATGATGAAAAAATTAATTCCTCCTTTTACGAAGGAGATTGCAAGAGCAAAAGTTCAAGTCGCAGAAGATGCTTGGAATAGCAAAAACCCAGAAAAGGTTTCAATGGCTTATACATCTGAATCTAAATGGAGAAACAGGGACCAGTTTTTTATTGGAAGAGAAGCGATTGTTGATTTTCTATCTGACAAATGGGAAAAGGAACTACACTACAAATTACGAAAATATTTGTGGTCATTCACTGACAATAGAATTTCTGTTCGCTTTGAATATGAATGGAAAGATGCAGATTCTGGGCAATGGTATAGGACACATGGAAATGAGCATTGGGAGTTTGATACTGATGGATTGATGAAAATCCGTGATATGAGTGCTAATGATGTTAAAATTAACGAGGTAGATAGGAAGTTTTAAGAATAAATCTTTAAATATAGATAATAATGAAAAATTCAATGATTAAATCAATAGCAGGAATGATGCTAGTCGCATTTGTTTCCTTTGGATCTAATTCTTTTGCCAATATGAATGGAAAAGAGAATGAAAAATCATCACACTTGAGTGGTACTTCTTACAAAACGGTAAGCGTTAACGGAACATCTGTATTTTACCGTGAAGCAGGCTCAAACGATAAACCAACAATTGTTTTGTTGCATGGTTATCCAACTTCTTCTCATATGTTTCGAAATCTTATAACAGACTTGTCTGTACGATATCATGTATTAGCTCCAGATTATCCTGGATATGGAAAAAGTGAACAACCATCCATGGATGAATTTGAATATACTTTTGAAAATATGTCTAAGATTGTAGATGGGTTTTTACAGGAATTAAACGTTGATAAATATAGCTTTTACCTGATGGATTATGGTGCACCTATTGGATTTCGGATAGCAGCGAAATATCCAGAGCGAATTGAATCTTTAATTATTCAAAATGGGAATGCATATGAAGAAGGGCTTCGCGATTTTTGGATTCCAATTAAAAAATACTGGAATGATTATACCATTGAAAATGGAAAGGCATTGGAGGGATTTCATTCTATTGATGGTTTAAAATGGCAATATACGCACGGTGTTCAAGATGCTTCTAAGATTAGTCCGGATAATTGGAATATTGACTTAATGCATTTGCAACGAAATGAAAACCCAGAAATTCAATTGGCTATGTTTTATGATTATCGAACGAATGTTCCTTTGTATCCACAATGGCAAGAGTATTTTAGAACTTACCAGCCACCAACCTTAATCGTATGGGGAAAGAATGATATTATTTTTCCGGCAGATGGTGCACATCCTTACAAGCAAGATTTGAAAAACTTGGAATTTCATTTACTGAATACTGGTCATTTTGCCTTGGAAGAAAAAGGTAAAGAGATTGCCAATTACATTTTGAAATTTTTAGATAAAAACAATATAAAGTAAAGAAATCATGAAAACAATTAATTGGAAAAATGCCATAACAGCTGGTATAATAGGAACACTTTTATTTGATATTGTTGGATTGCTTATTACAGGAAAATGGTGGGATATTGCTGGAATTTTAGGCGCAAAAACAGGATTGGGATTAGCTTACGGAGTTGCAGGCCATTATAGTAATGGAGTGTTATTGGCAGTTCTATTTGCAGGAATTGCTCCTTCTCTTTGGGGACCAAAATGGCTAAGGCCTATCCTT
It includes:
- a CDS encoding glutaminase gives rise to the protein MNYQDVFVQVIEKLDGFKDLGKPASYIPELQNVNSNNFGVHLTTIEDQNFCFGNSDDKFSIQSISKVLSLVMAYKIENEDLWKRVGVEPSGTPFNSLVQLEHDKGIPRNPFINAGALVISDILVGHLKDPKQELLQFVRRLSGNPKLEFCSRIAESEKSMGYRNAALINLMKDFGNIHNDIDEVLDFYFNLCSIEMTCKELSKTFLFLASNGKDPITKEKYLSTSKSKRINAVMQLCGFYDEAGEFSFKVGLPGKSGVGGGIVAIHPNKYSIAVWSPKLNAKGNSSKGMKFLELFTSETESSIF
- the pbpC gene encoding penicillin-binding protein 1C, with amino-acid sequence MNLPKIKYCQSKKCRIFMLAFLLLGVGFWFSIPDKLFNDPTSTILFSREGNLLGARIATDGQWRFPESKEVPEKFEKALLTFEDNYFYSHFGVNPVSMGRAFIQNVKAGRVVSGGSTLSMQLIRISRKGKGRTVYQKIVEIIKSFRLELGYSKKEILALYASHAPFGGNVVGLEAASWRFFGRSASELSWAEASTLAVLPNAPSLIYPGKNGEKLRKKRNRLLNRLRDKEIIDSTTCELAKLEDIPRQVHALPMIAPHLLDQANKEYTGERIKSSIQYRLQLQVNEIVKKHQRNLEANQIYNMAVLVLDVKSGQSIAYVGNTNKQGKENHANQVDVIRAPRSTGSILKPFLFASMLNSGEILPRTLVPDIPTQIAGYSPKNFNLRYDGAVPARKALSRSLNVPSVRMLRSFGVERFHYTMKKLGMLRLNRPSGHYGLSLILGGAEGELWNLCGIYSGLARGLKHYNSDKCYYSNDIRKPSYRLQDTVLHGKKEAHALLSAASIYQTFDALLEVNRPDGENGWKSFSSSRKVAWKTGTSFGFRDAWAIGTTPDYVVGVWVGNADGEGRPGLTGVGAAAPVMFDVFNILPTGSWFDIPFEEMEEIQVCRESGNRASRWCETVDTMLVCNAGLETLSCPFHKRIHLDKTKRYQVNSSCEEPKNMHHVNWFVLPPAMEWYYKKRNALYRSLPPFREDCSGHNQIAMEIIYPKGNDQIFVPVDLDGMLGKVVFEIAHHDPEAEVFWHVDGDFIGTTTQFHQIELSPDQGEHLLTLVDNLGNTLNKKFTIVGKEENEIN
- a CDS encoding nuclear transport factor 2 family protein, which translates into the protein MKKLIPPFTKEIARAKVQVAEDAWNSKNPEKVSMAYTSESKWRNRDQFFIGREAIVDFLSDKWEKELHYKLRKYLWSFTDNRISVRFEYEWKDADSGQWYRTHGNEHWEFDTDGLMKIRDMSANDVKINEVDRKF
- a CDS encoding hemolysin family protein, with protein sequence MLLLIFYLFLALVVSFLCSVMESVLLSTPLSFLNVRKKNGDKRAIKFLKLKNNIDRPLSAILSLNTVAHTIGAAGVGAQATKLFGEVYFGLVSAVLTLLILIFSEIIPKTIGARYWRSIAMTSGLIMNVMVFVTYPLVILTGYITKLFSPKDKTVSVSREELSAMAHIGTKEGALEENENKIIQNLIRLKTVSVNEIMTPRVVVCIANEEMNLQEFLHQKEFLYYSRIPVFSQRNDNITGYVFRQSVFEYLAEGKRDIKLKEIKRPIVIVPKFQTLLKAWENLLEEKEQIALVVDEYGGMDGIVSMEDIIETLLGFEIVDERDKIVDMQQYARERWQERKAKYDIFEEFEDS
- a CDS encoding alpha/beta fold hydrolase, producing MKNSMIKSIAGMMLVAFVSFGSNSFANMNGKENEKSSHLSGTSYKTVSVNGTSVFYREAGSNDKPTIVLLHGYPTSSHMFRNLITDLSVRYHVLAPDYPGYGKSEQPSMDEFEYTFENMSKIVDGFLQELNVDKYSFYLMDYGAPIGFRIAAKYPERIESLIIQNGNAYEEGLRDFWIPIKKYWNDYTIENGKALEGFHSIDGLKWQYTHGVQDASKISPDNWNIDLMHLQRNENPEIQLAMFYDYRTNVPLYPQWQEYFRTYQPPTLIVWGKNDIIFPADGAHPYKQDLKNLEFHLLNTGHFALEEKGKEIANYILKFLDKNNIK
- a CDS encoding TetR/AcrR family transcriptional regulator, which translates into the protein MNLSVNERIIETASRLFYFEGYNQTGINQIIREASVAKASLYQHFRSKEEIAVAYLQRRHIMWMGKLSEFVVAEESGKQKVIGCFNYLADWLTEVGFRGCGFQNIITDLPKDHQSIKDEVLSHKNELREWIHNHLKEDEKLTKKEVEKLGDEVLVLIEGAIMLSQIQQSVAPIEVARGACTRLLS